In Gemmobacter sp., the sequence CGCCTGGGCAGAACGCAAGGGGCTGACCGGCCCGCGCGGCATCTACCGGGTGGTCATCGACTATCCGCCGGACAATGTGGGGGTGAACCTGCCCACATTGGCCTCGGTCGTGGCCGGCAACCTTTACGATCTGGGCGAGGTCACGGGGCTGAAGCTGATCGACGTGGCGGTGACGCCCGACTATCGCGCGCGCTATGATCTGCCGGCCATGGGCATCCCCGGCACCCGCGCCTCGGCCGGGGTGCAGGGGCGGCCGATGTTCGGCACCATCATCAAGCCCAACATCGGCCTGTCGCCGGCGGAAATCGCCGATCTGGTGGCGCGCCTGTGCGACGCCGGGACCGATTTCGTCAAGGACGACGAGATTGCGGGCACCCACCCCCACGCCCCGGTGCAGGACCGCATCCGCGCCGTGATGGATGTGGTGCGCCGCCACCGCGACCGCACCGGCAAGCTGGTGATGGTGGCCTTCAACATCACGGACGAGACCGACGCCATGCGCCGCCATGCCGATCTGCTGGCGGCCGAAGGCGGGTCTTGCGCCATGGTCTCGCTGAACTGGGTGGGCATGGCGGCGGTGCAGACGCTGCGGCGGCACACGCCGCTGGCGATCCATGGCCACCGCAACGGATATGGCGGCATGGGGCGGCACCCGCTGCTGGGCATGGGGGTGCGGGCCTATCAGGCGCTGTATCGGCTGGCGGGCATCGACCACATGCATGTGCATGGCATGGGCGGCAAATTCTCGGACCTGGACGAGGATGTGACCGAGGCTGCAAGGCACTGTCTGGAACCGATGGGCGCGGGCGATGACCGGGTGATGCCGATCTTTTCGTCGGGCCAATGGGCGGGCACGCTGCCGCATACGCTGGCGCAGGTCGGCTCGGACGATCTGATGTTCCTGTCGGGCGGCGGCATCATGGCGCATCCGGGCGGGCCGGCGGCGGGGCTGGCCAGCCTGCGTCAGGCGCATGAGGCGGTGGTGGCCGGCGTGCCGCTGGCCGATCATGCCCGAACCCACCCCGAACTGGCGCAGGCCATCGCCAAATTCGGCGCCGCGGGCTAGCCATGGGATACGTCTTTGTCGCCGACGATTTCACCGGGGCGTCGGACACGCTGGCGACACTGGCGCGCGGCGGCTACCGCGCGCGGCTGTTCCGCGACCTGCCGTCGCCCGCTGATCTGGCGGGGATCGAGGCCTGGGGCATTGCCACCCCTGCCCGCGCGCTGGGGCGTCAGGACATGGCCGCGCTGGCCGCCCGGATCGGCGCGGGACTGCGCCGGTTTGCGCCCGGGTTCCTGCATCTGAAAATCTGCTCCACCTTCGACAGCGGACCAGAGATCGGCAACATCGCCCTGTTGGCGCAGACCTTGGCCGATGCGGTGGGCATTGCCGATATCGCCGTGCTGGGGGGGCAGCCATCGCTGGGCCGGCATGCGGTGTTCGGCACGCTGTTTGCGCGCGGCCCGGATGGCCGCATCCACCGGATCGACCGCCACCCGGTCATGTCCATCCACCCGGTCACGCCCATGCACGAGGCCGACCTTACCCGCCATCTGGCGGTGCTGGGCCTGAACGACCTGCACCATGTGCCGCGCGGGGCACGGGGCGGGCCGTTCCCGCGGTTCTACGATGCGCTGGATCAGGCCGATGTGGTGGCGGCGGGGCAGGATCTGCTGGCCGGCACCGGCCCGGTGCTGGTGATGGGCGCATCGTCGGTGGCCGAAGGCTGGCTGGCGGCGCAGGCGCCCCGCCCGCGCATCGTGCCGCCCCCGGATCGGGCGGGCCGGCCGGTCCTGTGCTTTGCCGGCTCGCGATCCTCGCTGACCACGGCGCAGATCGGCGCGGCCGAGGGGATCGCGCGCTTGCCGGTCGATCCGGCCGATGTGATGGCAAGGGGGCCGGGCATGACCACGGCCGAGGAGTGGGCACGCGAACGGCTGGCACGCGGGCAGGATTGCCTGCTGTATCTGACGGCGGAAAATTCCGGCGGCATTTCCCCGGCCGATCTGGCCACGGCCAGCGCCGCGCTGGTGCTGCGCGTGCTGTCGGACGGGGTGGCAGGCGGGCTGGTGGTGGCGGGCGGCGACACCTCCAGCGCCATCGTGACCGCGCTGGAACCCGACTGGCTGGACTATGCCGCCGACCTGTGCCCCGGGGTTTCGATCCTGCAGGCGCGGGTCGGGGGCCGCAGCATGGCGCTGGCGCTGAAAGGCGGGCAGATGGGCGGCCCCGGCTTTTTCGCCGAGGCCATCGCGGCGATGCGGGTCAGGCCGGATCCGGCGACCTGACCGGCCCCGGCCCGGGGTCGCGGAACCCCAGCAGCGCCCGCGCCGCCGCCCGGGCAAAGCCGCGCGTCACCGCCACGCGCCGCGCCCCTGCCAGCCGGTGTTCGGGCGGCAGGCGCAACACCTCGCCCCCCCAGGCGTCGGCCATGATCAGCCCGGTGCCCTCGGGCAGCAGATCCACCGGAAACGCCTGATCCACCGCCCAGAAATAGCGGTCGCACCAGTCCAGATAGCCCTGCCACTTGCGGTCCGAGGTGAAATCCACCCGGCTGGATTTGCATTCCACCACCCAGATTTCCCCCTTTGGCCCCAGCGCCATCACATCCACCCGCAGGCCCGGTGCAGGCACATGTTCGGTCAGCGGGGCAAAGCCAAGGTCCACCAGCGCCCGGCAGACACCACGCGCGAGGATCTGGCCGGGGCGAGGCAAGGGCGCGGGGCTGGCAAGCGGATCCATCATGGGGCCGACCATGAATGAACCGGGAACATCTGTCCACACCCCCCTGGCACGGCGCCGCCCCCTTGCGCAGCCCCGCCCCCGCGCTTACCTTGGCCTTTGGCGGTTACTGCTCTTCGCGTGCGAGGCCCTTTTCCAGTGGCCGATAAGCATTTCCGAGGGGGCTGGCTCTGCCAGGATCCTGGTCCTGGTATCTGGCGCCCACCTGATACGTCAGGCTCTCGGGAAATTCACGCCTTCACGGTTGCTGCGGTTTCCGCCACCTTCGCGGCCGGGTCAGGGGGGCCTTCTGCCCCCCTCTTGGCCGTACCGGCCAATTCACCCCCCGAGGATATTTGGGTCAGAGCGAGAGAGGCAGGAGGAGGCAGGGCAGAAAACGCAAGCGATCTTGCCGCAAGCCCTGTGGCGCCTTATACCGCCCGCCATGCTGGACAATCGCCCCACCCTTCCGCCCGAAATCGCCCGCCGCCGGACCTTTGCGATCATTGCGCACCCGGATGCGGGGAAAACCACGCTGACCGAAAAGTTCCTGCTGTTCGGGGGCGCCATCCAGATGGCCGGACAGGTGCGCGCCAAGGGCGAGGCGCGGCGCACGCGGTCGGACTTCATGAAGCTGGAACAGGACCGGGGCATTTCGGTGTCCGCCTCGGCGATGTCGTTCGATTACCGCGAGTTCCGCTTCAATCTGGTCGATACCCCCGGCCACAGCGATTTTTCCGAAGACACCTACCGTACGCTGACCGCGGTGGATGCCGCGATCATGGTGATCGACGGGGCCAAGGGCGTGGAAAGCCAGACGCGCAAGCTGTTCGAGGTGTGCCGCCTGCGCGACCTGCCGATCCTGACCTTCTGCAACAAGATGGACCGCGAAAGCCGCGATACCTTTGAGATCATCGACGAGATTCAGGAAAACCTGGCCATCGACGTGGCGCCCGCCAGCTGGCCCATCGGGTCGGGGCGCGAGTTTCTGGGCGCTTATGACCTGATCAACGACCGGCTGGAGATCATGGACCGCGCCGACCGCAACAAGGTGGCGGAGACCGTGCAGATCACCGGGCTGGACGATCCGAAGCTGGCCGAGCACATCCCCGCCGATCAGTTGGCGAAGTTGCGCGAAGAGGTCGAGATGGCGCGCGAGTTGCTGCCGGCCTTTGACCGCGCGTCGTTCCTGAACGGATCGATGACGCCGATCTGGTTCGGATCGGCGATCAATTCGTTCGGCGTCAAGGAGTTGATGGAGGGCATCGGCCGGTTCGGCCCCGAGCCGCAGCCGCAAAAGGCCGCCGAGCGCATGGTAGGGGCCGAGGAAACGCCGGTCACCGGCTTTGTCTTCAAGGTGCAGGCCAACATGGACCCCAAGCACCGCGACCGGGTGGCCTTCGTCCGCCTGGCCTCGGGGCATTTCGAGCGGGGAATGAAGCTGCTGCATGTGCGCAGCAAAAAGCCGATGGCGGTGACGAACCCCGTGCTGTTCCTAGCCGCCGACCGCGAGCTGACCGAGGAAGCCTGGGCCGGCGACATCATCGGCATTCCCAACCATGGGCAATTGCGCATCGGCGATGCGCTGACCGAAGGCGAAGGGCTGCGCTTCACCGGCATCCCCAGTTTCGCGCCCGAACTGTTGCAGACCGTGCGCGCCACCGACCCGATGAAGGCCAAGCATCTGGAAAAGGCCCTGATGCAGTTCGCCGAGGAAGGTGCTGCCAAGGTGTTCAAGCCGATGATCGGCTCGGGCTTCATCGTGGGCGTGGTCGGCGCGCTGCAATTCGATGTGCTGGCCAGCCGAATCGAGATCGAATACGGCATCCCGGTGCGGTTCGAAGGATCGGGCTTCACCTCGGCCCGCTGGGTTTCCGGCCCCGAGGACGAGATGGACAAGCTGGTCAACGTCAACAAGCAGCATATCGCGGTGGACAATGACGGCGACACGGTGTTCCTGACCCGCCTGCAATGGGACATCGACCGCGTGATCCGCGACTATCCGGCGCTGAAGCTGACCGCCACCAAGGAGATGATGGCGTGACCGCAATCCCCCGCGATCTGGTGGCAGAGGCGCTGGGGGTTTCGCCCGATGCGCTGCCGCCCGGCGACCTGCCGGTTGCGCGGTTTGCCGAACGCTGGATGGGCTGGCTGCGCGCGACCCAAGGGGATGCGGCGCCGGAACAGCACCCGGAATTCTGGACCTTTGCCCTGTTCGGGGCGCTGGCTGCCCGGGCACCGGATCTGTGCCTTGATGCCGTGCTGGCCAGCCTTGCCATTGCTACCACGCCGGATGACGCCGCCCTGATCGCCGCGGGCCCGCTGGAGGATCTGCTTGCCGCCAGCGGCCCCGCGATCATCGGCCGGATCGAGACCGAAGCCGCCGCGCACCCCCGCCTGCGCTATGCCCTGACCGGGGTCTGGGCCGAAGGGTCGGCCGGAACCCCGCTGTGGCAGCGGATCGAGGCGGCGCGGCAGGGCCCGACGATCGACAGCGGTGCCCCGCTGCCCCCCGCCTGATGCCCCGGGCGAACCGCGTTCAGCCCGATGGCGGTTTCCTTGCCGTTCCGCAGCGCGGGCAGTTCACCGGCAATCGCGGCATCCTGCATGACGCGGCGGGCGACATGGGCCGCGCCCGGTGGAAACATCGCAGCTGGATCACCTGCACCATCCGGCCCCGCCCCGGCCGCCCTGCCCTGCCGATGGCGGCGCCGGGCCATTATACCCCACTGTTCTTTCTGGACGAGGCGGTGGCCTGCGCCGCCGGGCACCGCCCTTGCGCGGAATGCCGCAATCCGGCCTACAAGGCGTTCAAGGCCGCCTGGGTGCAGGCCTTTGGCGGCGCGCCTTCCGCGCGCGACATCGACGCCGCGCTGCATGCCACCCGGATAGATCCGGCAACCCGCAACCAGCGCCGGTATCTACACAGTGCGCCGGACCTGCCGACCGGCGCCTTCATCCTGCTGGAGGGGCAGCCGCACCTGATATGCGACGGTTCCGCCCTGCCCTATGGCCCGGCGGGCTATGCGGCCCCGCGCCCATTGCCCCGAACCGACGTCACGGTGCTGACCCCTGCGCCCCTGATCGCGGTCATGCAGGCCGGCTGGCGCCCGGTCATTGCCGCACAGCACGACCGGCCCGGCTGGTAGCACCGGGACCACAAGGGAGCGCGACCCCGCCATGACGCCGCGCCCTTTCACCTTTCTGCAAATACCCATTCCGCACGCGTCACACGCACCAACGCCTCAGCCCTCGCGCAGCGCCACCGCCCGGCGCAGGAAGCCGCGGTTCACCGGCGAATGCGGCCGCGTTGTCAGCCGTTCGCGGGCCAGCGCCTCGGCCAGGCCCGGCATCCGGCCGCGGATCGCCGCTTCGGTCAGGGTCCAGTCGATCACGTCGCGCTGGGCATGGCTGCCGCCAAACCCGCCCGAGATATGGCGCGCCTGCATCAGCCGATCGGCAGCCGTCGCATGGTCGCCGCGGCGAAAGGCGATCATCCCATCGATCAGCGGCAGGCCATAGCGGCGCATCCACTGCGCCGCCTCGCTGTCGCCCTCTGCCCCGGCCAGCAGGCGCGTCGCGCGGTCGAACCGGCCGGCGCCCAGATGCGCCATGGCGGCATGCATGTCGTTGAAGGCGTAATAGCCCGGCGCCTCATGCACCTCCCACTTGTCGGACAGCTCGTCCCAGCGGTTGCCCACATCGGCGCCCTGCATTTCCAGCCGCCACAGCAGCGCCGCCCCGTCGGCCAGGCACAGCGCCAGGCCAAGGCCCCCGCGCCGCACCGGGCCGTCATACAGCCGCAGCGCCCCGGCGATATCATCGGTTTCCACATGGCACAGCGCGCGGTGCCACCAGTTGTGGACCTGAAGGTTGTCGTCGTCGGACGCCCACCACGGTTCGCGCGCGGCCATCCAGCCCAGGCCATCCTGCGGCCGGCCCATCATTTCCATGACATGGGCGACGGCATGATGCGCCCAGGAATCGCGCGGGTCGCGGTCCACCGCCTCGCGGCCCAGATCCTCGGCCTGGGCATAATCCCCCGCCTCCTCGAAACCGAAGGCGGCCATCCCCATCACCCAGCTTTCGCCGGGCACCTCGCGCCACTGCGGCAGCACCCGCGCCACCCGGTCGCGCAAGCTGCGGGCATTGGCGGTGAAAAAGTCGATCAGATGCCCCGATTGCAGCGCCAGCAGGTCGTGCGGCGCCTCGGCCTGCCAGCGTTCCAGAAGGATCGCCGCCTCGGACCAGTTGCCCTCCAGCAGGCGGGCCAGCGCCGCGCCATGCGCCGCCTCGCGCGCGCCGCCAGGCAGGGCGGCGGCCCGCGCCACAAAGTCCCGCGCCATGGCCGTGGCGCCGGGTTCGGTCGCCAGCGCGTAAAGCCAGCCCTTGGCGAGCCACAGCATGGCGCACTCCGGGCTATCGGCGATGCCGCGGTCCAATGCCGCGATGGGATCACCATGATAGGTGGCATAGGCGCGCAACCCGTCGTCGAACGCCATGGCCGCGGTTGCACTGGCCCCTGCCAGCGGATTGCCCTGAAGATCGCGCATCATCGCCCCTTTGCTGCCGGCCCGCCCGCAGCATGGCACCCCGCCCCCCGAAAGGTCAACGCCGCTGCCGCCCCCGCAGCCCGCCTCCGACAACCCAGGTCCCCTTGACCACCCCGCCCCGATCTGCGAACCATGCCCCGGCCGGGCCTGTAGCTCAATGGTCAGAGCAGGGCGCTCATAACGCCTTGGTTGGGGGTTCGAGTCCCTCCGGGCCTACCAAACTCATCTCCATTGTCGTTCGGCGCGTAAACGCCGACTTTTCGGCAAAAGTCGGGAATTCGGCCCCTCGGCCGCACCCGACGCCGTTTCGGGCGAGTTGGCGCCGAGGGTAGGGATCGGGTTTGCCACCACAGGGATTCGCGGCCATCAGCTTCTTCAAGACGGTGCAGACTGAGGGCTAAGTGAGGACCCGTGACCATGTTCCTAGCCCCGCATGGTTCCTCAACACACACAGCGCCGGCCTGGTGTTCGAAACCTGATGCAAGTTACCTTTGACTGCTTGGAGCCTATCCGCGACGTTCCGGCGCCACGCAGTAGGGCGAAGCCCCTCGCAGGTGCGGAGACGAGGTCGGCCCATACCGGCCAGTCGAGCCTCCCGGCACACGCATCCGAAGCGGCCACTTGATCCGGCCGCAGCGCGAGGCACGTGAGCCCACCTGCATCAGTCGTGCGGGGCGTAGTCCGAGGCTTGGTGCAGGCACGAGGGGGGAGCCGCCGTTCGCTTCTCAGATGAAATAGCCACATAGTGTGGGCGGAGGCGGACAAGAGAATTGCGTGCTGGCTGTGTCTGAATGAGCTACTGCCCGATCTTTGGACAGATTTCCGTGTGAGTTAAGCTACTTCCTGCACCTGCTGATCGGTTTCGATGGTGTTGAAGTAGACTACGGCGGGCGGCTGTCCGCCATGGGCCGTGTGTGGGCGATGGTCGTTGTAAAAGGTGATCCAGCGCCCGATGCCAGCCTTGGCCTGTGATCCGGTTTCCCAGGCGTGCAGGTAGACGCATTCATACTTCGGAGAGCGCCACAGGCGTTCGATGAAGATGTTGTCGAGACAGCGCCCCTTGCCGTCCATCGAGATCCGGGTGCCGATCCGTTTCAGCCGGTCGGTCCAGGCGAAGGACGTGAACTGGCTACCTTGATCGGTATTCATGATCTCGGGCGGACCGAAGCGGTGGATAGCCTCTTTCAAGGCCTCGACGCAGAAGTCCGCCTCCAGCGTGTTGGAGATGCGCCAGGCCATCACCTTCCGCGTGAACCAGTCCATGACCGCCACCAGGTAGAGGAAGCCCTTTCGCATGGGCAGATAGGTGATGTCGGCGCACCAGACCTGGTTGGGCCGCTCCAAGAGCCCCTCCCAGCCTGCGTCGTCGTCGCCGACCAGAATCGCGTCAGACAAAAGGAGTTTGATGTCCTCACCGTCTTCTCTCAACCAGTGTTTCTTCGCCTTGGGATTTCGGCTCCGTGGCACGAGGAGCCCTTCGACTGGACTCTGTTGCACAAATCGGCTGCTGACTGTCCTTCCCCTTTCCCTGGGCAGACTTATCCCGCGACCTCTGTGACGGGGATGCCGAGCGCGGTGAAGCCATTGAGCACGGCAACCCTGACCTGGAACTCCGCAACCTGACGGTCGAAGTCTCGGGCGGACAGGCGCTGACCCAGCAGCTTGACGCAGTGCATCTTGGTTTCGGCGCGGCTTCGGCGGTGATAGCCGCTCCATCGTCGCCAGATGGTCCGCCCGACGCGCTTCGATGTGCGCAGGATTTCGTTGCGCGCGACAGCACCGGGGGTGTCTGGCTTCCAGGGCTTGGCGTTCTTGCGGGGCGGTATGATCGCCGCCGCGCCACGGGCCGCGATGGCGTCATGGCACTTGCGGGTGTCGAAGGCGCCGTCGGCGGTGACAGTGGCGATCTCCTGCTCGGGAGGGATCTGGCCCAGCAGTTCGGGCAGCATGGGCGCGTCGCCCACGTCGCTGGTGGTGAACTCGGCCGCCCGGATTTCTAGGGATTTCTCGTCGATCCCGATGTGGATCTTGCGCCAAACCCGGCGTTTGGTGCCTCCATGCTTGCGGGCGTTCCATTCCCCTTCGCCCTCGACCTTGATCCCGGTGCTGTCCACCAGCAGGTGCAACGGGCCGTTGGAACCCCGGTAGGGAATGTTCACCTTCAACGCCTTCTGGCGGCGGCTGAGCGTGCTGAAGTCGGGCACGGCCCAGTCCAGGCCGATCAGGCGCAGGAGGCTCTCAACAAACCCGGTTGTCTGTCGAAGCGCCATGCCGAACAGAACCTTCATCGTCAGGCAGGTTTGGATGGCGGCATCACCATAGGCGGGCTGCCGCCCGCGCTTGCCGGTCGGTGCGGCTTCCCATGTCATGGCGGGATCGAACCAGATCGTCAGCGAGCCGCGGCGCTTCAGCGCTTCATTGTAGGCCGGCCAGTTCCTGGTCTTGTAGGTCGGAGGTGTCGGTCTGCTCATGCCTCACAGCTACCATGCTGGATTCACGAGATGAATCCCTCACAGGATTTGTGCAACAGAGCCAGACGACATGAGGAAAAGCCGCTTCACCGAGGCGCAAATCATCGGGATGATCAAAGAGCAGGAGGCAGGTTTGCCGACCTCCGAGTTGTGTCGGAAGCACGGGCTGAGCCCCGCGACCTTCTACAAGCTGAAGGCCAAGTATGGCGGGATGGACCTGTCCGACGCCAAGCGGCTGAAGCAGCTCGAGGATGAGAATGCGAAGCTCAAGCGCCTGCTGGCGGATACCATGCTCGACAATGTGGTTCTGAAGGATCTGCTGGGAAAACCCTGACGACGCCGATGCAACGGCGGGAGGCAGTGCTGCGGGCGCTGAAGGGTCATCCGATCTCTCAACGCCGGGCCTGCGTCCTGATCGGTGTCGATCCGAAGACGGTGCGGCGTGACAGGCCGCCCGATAACCCGGAAATCCGTGAGGAGATGCACAGGATCGCCGAGAAGCGTCGTCGCTTCGGGTATCGGCGTGTGGGCATCATGCTGGAGCGCAAGGGCATGATCATGAACGAAAAGAAGCTCTACCGGATTTACCGGGAAGAGGGCTTGTCGGTGCACCGACGACGGGGGCGCAAACGGGCGCGGGGCAGCCGCACGCCAATGCCGGTGCCGCTGCGGCCGAACCAGCGCTGGTCGCTGGACTTCCTGTCCGACACGTTCGGGACCTGCCGCAAGTTCCGCATCCTGGCCGTGAACGACGATTGCTGCCGCGAGAACCTCGCGCTGATCGCCGACACCAGCATCTCGGGGGCTCGGGTGGCGCGGGAACTGGATGCGCTGGTCAGGATTTACGGCAAGCCCGCTTGCATCGTCAGCGACAACGGGACCGAGTTCACCAGCAAGGCCATCCTGAAGTGGGCCAACGAGAACGGCGTCGAATGGCACTACATCGACCCGGGCAGGCCGCAGCAGAACGGCTTTATCGAGTCCTTCAATGGAAGCCTGCGCGACGAATGCCTCAATGAGGAAATCTTCGACAGCCTCGCCGATGCCCGCCGAAAGTTGGCGATCTGGCGCTATGACTACAACAACGTCAGGCCGCATTCATCGCTGGGTAACAGAACACCAGCAGAAGCGCGCCGGACGCTTGAGCACTCTGAGGGCTCCGCCCCCGGCGCGCTTGCCCAACCTGAAACCGACCACTATCAAACCCAAGGACTCTCGTTATGAACGAGGGACGACCGGGGGGCAGGTCAGCCGCCTAGCACACGCCGGTCGTCGACGCGGGGCTTGCCATGGCTCTTGGGAAGGAACGGCTTCAGGCGCTCCATTTGCGCCTCGGACAGCAACTAAAGGTTGCTCATCGGTCAGTCTCCTTGCCGAGGCTGAATCACCCGAACCGCCCGAAATCAATGGGGACAGAGCCTAGGATCAGGACTCGTTCTCGCTTCATAGCCAGAACATGACGGTAGCGGCGAGGACGATGGCGGATAGGAAGACCTTCGGGCACCGGTCGTATCGCGTTGCGACCCGTCGCCAGTCCTTGAGCCGCCCGAACATGATCTCGATCCGGTTACGGCGTTTGTAGCGGCGCTTGTCATGCTTGACGGGTTTGCCGCGTGACTTCCGGCCGGGGATGCAGGGCTTTATCCCTTTGTCTCTCAACGCTTCCCTGAACCAGTCGGCGTCATGGTCCCGGTCGGCCAGCAACCACTCCGCCTTTGGCAGGCTGCCCAGCAGGGCCGCCGCACCCGTGTAGTCGCTGACCTGGCCTGCGGTCATGAAGAAGCGGATCGGCCGACCGTCGGCGTCGGCGACGGCGTGCAGCTTGGTGTTCATGCCGCCCTTGGTTCGGCCGATCAGACGGCCCCTTTGGTCGCCCGGCCCCCCCTTTTCGACCGCAGGCTGGTCGCCGTGCGGTGTGCCTTGAGATAGGTCGCGTCGATCATCACCGTCTTCGGAACGGCGGCTTCGGCAGCCAGCCCGTCCATCATCCGGGCGAACACCCCCTTGTCGCTCCACCGCTTCCACCGGTTGTAGAGGGTCTTCGGCGGGCCATATTCCTTCGGCGCATCGCGCCACCGCAAGCCATTGCGATTGATGAAGATTATCCCGCTCAACACACGCCGGTCATCGACGCGCGGCTTGCCATGGCTCTTGGGGAAGAAGGGCTGCAGCCGCGCCATCTGCGCGTCGGTCAGCCAGAAAAGGTTGCTCATCGTTCAGTCTCCTTGCGGAGCCTGAAGCATGCCGCAAGAAGTTGATCAATGGGTCCTGAACCTAGGGCGTGTGGGGATTCACAAACGGGGTCTGGTGTGATTCATGCTCTGGATGGATCGCGATGTTCTGACGAATGCCCAATGGGCGAAGATCGAGCCGCACTGTCTGGGTAAGCCAAGCGACCCTGGCCGCAGCGGGAAGGACAACCGGCTGTTTCTGGAGGCGGTGCTGTGGATCGTGCGCACGGGCAGTCCGTGGCGCGACCTGCCGGAGCGGTTCGGCAACTGGAACACGGCGTTCCGGCGGTTCCGCGATTGGCGGGAAGCCGATGTTTTCAAGCGTATATTCGATGCGCTGTCGGATGAGCCCGACCTGGAATATGCCATGATCGACGCGACGATCGTCAAGGTCCACCGTCACGGTCAGGGCGCAAAGGGGGGACGCAGAGCCAGGCCATTGGCCGCTCCAAAGGCGGCATGACGACCAAGACCCTGGCCCTCACCGACGCCTTGGGCAACCTCGTGCGCTTCCGTCTGATGCCGGGCCAGCGCCATGACAGCGTCGAGGTGCCGCCGCTGATCGACGGGATCGCTTTCGACGGGCTGATCGCCGACAAGGCCTTCGACAGCAATGCGCTGGTTGTTGAATTGAACGACCGCGGTGCCCGGATCGTGATCTCGCAGCACCCCGCCCGTGCGCAAAAGCTCAGGATCGACCCCGACATCTACATCTGGCGACACCTCATCGAAAACTTCTTCTGCAAGCTCAAGGAGTTCAAGCGCATCGCCATGCGTGCATGCAAAACCGATCAGAGCTTCGAAGCAATG encodes:
- a CDS encoding IS5 family transposase (programmed frameshift): MDRDVLTNAQWAKIEPHCLGKPSDPGRSGKDNRLFLEAVLWIVRTGSPWRDLPERFGNWNTAFRRFRDWREADVFKRIFDALSDEPDLEYAMIDATIVKVHRHGQGAKGGTQSQAIGRSKGGMTTKTLALTDALGNLVRFRLMPGQRHDSVEVPPLIDGIAFDGLIADKAFDSNALVVELNDRGARIVISQHPARAQKLRIDPDIYIWRHLIENFFCKLKEFKRIAMRACKTDQSFEAMIYLAAAVINSR